In Sorghum bicolor cultivar BTx623 chromosome 10, Sorghum_bicolor_NCBIv3, whole genome shotgun sequence, one genomic interval encodes:
- the LOC8063789 gene encoding thaumatin-like protein, translated as MAATAAAAAMRAVAVSAAALLVVASSLAGVASAATLALYNRCGETVWPGIQPSAGKEILARGGLQLSPGHSTSIRLPAGWSGRVWGRQGCAFDASGHGRCATGDCGGAFFCNGAGGAPPATLAEITLGATASAQDFYDVSLVDGYNIPIAMTPVHGSGAHCVPAGCVSDLNRVCPAGLAVRGAGEGGRGRVVGCRSACAAYGAPQYCCTGQFGSPQQCKPTAYSRLFKSACPKAYSYAYDDPTSILTCSAGASYVVTFCPHHR; from the coding sequence atggcagcaacagcagcagcagcagcaatgcGCGCCGTCGCCGTCTCCGCAGCCGCGCTGCTCGTCGTGGCGTCGTCCTTGGCCGGCGTCGCGTCGGCGGCGACGCTGGCGCTGTACAACCGGTGCGGGGAGACGGTGTGGCCAGGCATCCAGCCAAGCGCAGGGAAGGAGATCCTAGCGCGCGGCGGTCTGCAGCTCTCCCCGGGCCACTCCACATCGATCCGTCTCCCCGCGGGTTGGTCGGGGCGCGTGTGGGGCCGTCAGGGCTGCGCCTTCGACGCCTCAGGCCACGGCCGCTGCGCCACGGGCGACTGCGGCGGCGCGTTCTTCTgcaacggcgccggcggcgcTCCGCCCGCCACGCTGGCGGAGATCACCCTGGGCGCCACGGCCTCGGCGCAGGACTTCTACGACGTGAGCCTGGTGGACGGGTACAACATCCCCATCGCGATGACGCCCGTGCACGGCTCCGGCGCGCACTGCGTCCCCGCCGGCTGCGTCAGCGACCTCAACCGCGTGTGCCCCGCGGGGCTTGCCGTCCGTGGCGCCGGCGAAGGCGGGAGAGGCCGCGTCGTCGGTTGCCGCAGCGCCTGCGCCGCGTATGGTGCCCCGCAGTACTGCTGCACGGGGCAGTTTGGGAGCCCCCAGCAGTGCAAGCCCACGGCGTACTCGAGGCTGTTCAAGTCGGCGTGCCCCAAGGCCTACTCGTATGCCTACGATGATCCGACCTCCATCCTCACCTGCTCCGCCGGCGCATCCTACGTCGTCACCTTCTGCCCGCACCACCGCTGA